A stretch of the Psychroserpens sp. Hel_I_66 genome encodes the following:
- a CDS encoding cupin domain-containing protein translates to MMESTVFFETNRQEWENVEDKIKRQIVGYDDTMMMVNVRFEKGGIGQLHHHVHTQSTFISEGKFEVTIGVNKKILKKGDSFFVPSNTPHGVICIDEGMLVDVFTPMREDFVDKN, encoded by the coding sequence ATGATGGAAAGCACTGTATTCTTTGAAACAAATAGGCAGGAATGGGAGAACGTTGAAGATAAAATCAAAAGGCAAATTGTAGGATATGATGATACGATGATGATGGTAAATGTACGCTTCGAGAAGGGAGGGATTGGTCAATTACACCATCACGTTCATACACAAAGTACATTTATTTCCGAAGGTAAGTTTGAAGTGACTATTGGCGTAAATAAAAAAATCTTAAAAAAGGGAGATTCCTTTTTTGTTCCATCAAACACACCACACGGTGTAATTTGTATTGACGAAGGCATGTTGGTTGACGTTTTTACGCCTATGCGTGAAGATTTTGTAGACAAAAACTAG
- a CDS encoding TRAP transporter small permease — translation MALRQKIDKTLGNILIIIMGVMVINVIWQVFTRFVVGTPSSFTDELARYLMIWLGILGAAYVSGRNMHVAIDVLPQRASTKTQRKLKLTVYVLIILFAFFAMVLGGSRLVYITYVLDQQSPALQLPLAFVYLAIPLSGILIMYYKISDIINTK, via the coding sequence ATGGCATTAAGACAAAAAATAGATAAAACATTAGGTAATATTCTTATTATCATAATGGGAGTAATGGTCATAAATGTGATTTGGCAGGTATTTACAAGATTTGTAGTTGGTACACCAAGTTCATTTACAGATGAATTGGCACGTTATTTAATGATTTGGTTAGGAATTCTCGGTGCAGCTTATGTGTCAGGACGAAATATGCATGTAGCCATTGATGTGTTGCCACAAAGAGCATCAACAAAAACACAACGAAAATTAAAACTTACGGTTTATGTGCTTATTATTCTATTTGCCTTTTTTGCAATGGTTTTAGGAGGAAGTCGATTGGTTTATATTACGTATGTTTTAGATCAGCAATCTCCAGCACTACAGTTGCCCTTGGCATTTGTGTATTTAGCAATCCCCTTGAGTGGCATCCTAATTATGTATTACAAAATTTCAGACATCATTAATACCAAATAA
- a CDS encoding TRAP transporter large permease has protein sequence MDYIPILVLVVSFIGLLSIGTPVAWSISISSVLTMLVSIPAFPAFTTVSQRMGTGLDSFALLAIPFFILSGQLMNKGGIAHRLIAFAKTLVGSLPGGLALINVIGAMLMGAIAGSAMASASAMGSILGPEMEKEGYSKEFGAAVNITSATTGLIIPPSNVLIVYSLASGGVSIAALFLAGYIPGILTGLFLMVVASFWAKKKKYKLGDRSSLKEVFKTFVDAVPSLFLLVIVIGGIVTGIFTATEASAIAVLYTLILGFVYKEINMKSLPEILLDSSCTTAVVMLLIGASMSMSWVMSYENIPQDISSSLLAISDNKIIILLIINLILLFVGIFMDMTPAVLIFTPIFLPVVVGLGMDPVHFGIIMVLNLCIGLCTPPVGSVLFVGVGVAQTTIQKVMKPLLPLFLAMVVALFLVTYFPQLTLWLPSLFNL, from the coding sequence ATGGATTATATACCAATTTTAGTTTTAGTCGTTAGTTTTATCGGCTTATTATCTATAGGAACTCCAGTTGCTTGGAGCATTTCCATTTCATCTGTATTAACGATGTTAGTAAGTATTCCCGCTTTTCCAGCATTTACTACAGTGTCTCAAAGAATGGGAACTGGTTTAGATAGTTTCGCATTATTGGCCATACCGTTTTTTATTCTCTCTGGACAACTCATGAATAAAGGAGGAATTGCACATAGACTCATCGCATTCGCTAAAACATTGGTGGGCTCGTTGCCTGGAGGATTGGCATTGATTAATGTTATTGGTGCTATGTTAATGGGAGCAATTGCAGGATCTGCAATGGCTTCAGCTTCTGCGATGGGAAGTATTCTTGGTCCAGAAATGGAAAAGGAAGGCTATTCTAAAGAGTTTGGCGCTGCTGTAAATATTACTTCGGCAACAACAGGTTTGATTATTCCGCCAAGTAATGTTTTGATTGTGTATTCTTTGGCGAGTGGAGGCGTTTCAATTGCAGCCTTGTTTTTGGCTGGCTATATTCCGGGAATTTTAACCGGACTATTTTTAATGGTAGTAGCTTCATTTTGGGCAAAAAAGAAAAAGTATAAACTAGGAGATAGAAGTTCACTAAAAGAAGTATTTAAGACATTTGTTGATGCTGTACCAAGTTTATTTCTATTGGTCATAGTCATTGGCGGAATCGTGACCGGGATTTTCACAGCAACTGAAGCTTCTGCAATAGCAGTACTGTATACGCTCATTTTAGGATTTGTGTATAAAGAAATTAATATGAAATCACTTCCAGAAATCCTATTGGATTCTTCATGTACAACTGCAGTTGTAATGCTTTTAATTGGTGCTTCCATGAGTATGTCTTGGGTGATGTCTTATGAAAATATACCACAGGATATTAGTTCTTCATTATTAGCAATTAGTGATAACAAGATTATTATTCTTTTAATTATCAACCTTATACTGTTATTTGTAGGGATCTTTATGGATATGACGCCAGCAGTCCTCATTTTTACACCTATATTTTTACCTGTAGTTGTTGGTCTGGGGATGGATCCTGTACACTTTGGAATTATTATGGTACTTAACTTATGTATAGGGCTCTGTACGCCACCTGTCGGCTCAGTCCTCTTTGTTGGTGTTGGTGTCGCCCAAACCACCATTCAAAAGGTTATGAAGCCATTGCTGCCTTTATTTCTGGCAATGGTAGTCGCCTTGTTTTTAGTAACTTATTTTCCTCAATTAACCCTTTGGTTACCAAGTTTGTTCAACTTATAA
- a CDS encoding TRAP transporter substrate-binding protein, producing MILIQKLLRYVSIVVLVCSCDHVSDTRTIKLAHSLDVNHSVHKAMVKMGEDLIEISGGKMQLEIYPSQQLGTERECIELLQIGSLDMTKVSVGVMENFAPRMKVFGLPYLFRDRAHSFSVLDGPIGQELLDEGTQYWIKGLGYYDAGSRSFYTKDKPINTPEDLQGLKIRVMESVTAMDMVKSLGGSPTPISWGELYTSLQQGVVDGAENNPPSFFLSRHYEVCKYYSLDEHTVLPDVLIIGTHIWDRLSEQEKIWLQQAVDQSVIYQRELWADAEKEALDEVQKAGVTVVRPDKKAFSDDVEGVYDAYGKDKDMLNLIERIKKTN from the coding sequence ATGATCTTAATACAGAAATTATTACGTTACGTCTCTATAGTTGTTTTAGTCTGTAGTTGTGATCATGTAAGCGATACCAGAACTATTAAGCTTGCACATAGCTTAGATGTCAATCACTCAGTGCATAAAGCAATGGTTAAAATGGGTGAGGATTTAATTGAGATTTCCGGAGGAAAAATGCAATTGGAAATTTATCCAAGTCAGCAATTAGGTACAGAACGAGAATGTATCGAGCTGCTGCAAATTGGTAGCCTGGACATGACTAAAGTTTCGGTTGGTGTCATGGAGAACTTTGCACCTCGCATGAAGGTCTTTGGCCTACCTTATTTATTTAGGGATCGAGCGCATTCCTTTTCAGTTTTAGATGGACCAATTGGTCAAGAATTACTAGATGAGGGTACGCAATATTGGATTAAAGGATTAGGATATTATGATGCAGGAAGCAGAAGCTTTTACACAAAAGACAAACCTATTAATACTCCAGAAGATTTACAGGGATTGAAGATTAGAGTCATGGAGAGTGTCACTGCTATGGATATGGTGAAGAGTCTGGGTGGCTCTCCAACGCCAATTTCTTGGGGAGAATTATACACCTCATTACAGCAAGGTGTTGTGGATGGCGCAGAAAATAATCCACCTAGTTTTTTCTTGTCAAGACATTACGAAGTTTGCAAATACTACTCTTTAGATGAGCACACGGTTTTACCAGATGTTCTAATTATAGGGACCCATATTTGGGACCGACTGTCTGAACAGGAAAAAATTTGGCTTCAACAAGCTGTGGATCAATCTGTAATATACCAGCGTGAACTTTGGGCAGATGCCGAAAAAGAAGCTCTAGACGAAGTTCAAAAAGCAGGAGTAACAGTCGTGAGACCAGATAAAAAGGCGTTTTCAGATGATGTGGAAGGAGTTTACGATGCCTACGGAAAAGATAAAGACATGCTTAATTTGATAGAGCGCATTAAAAAAACGAACTAA
- a CDS encoding LacI family DNA-binding transcriptional regulator, whose translation MKKKVTIYDIAKKLELTAATVSRALNNNIKISEKTRKLVQDTATEMNYEQNTLARALKSGKSYNVGVIVPRIDSNFFASVIRGIEEELYPKGYHVIICQTHDQEKLETGNINSLLNAQVDGILMSISNSKTKNKIFNNIAQKQVPLIFFDRKKDISGVSSVTIDDFSGSYIATKHLIEQGCKRIAHLSNDRSLEIFKNRYLGYKQAIIDHGLEFDESLVIETFSKVDEGRKVTKQLLNMAIPPDAIFSSSDFTALGAIEEIKESGLRIPEDISVIGFSNEPFTRFMELSITSVDQSPIEMGRRAAKLFLEEVDADVKTKEQQQIVLQPELIIRKSSLKQSH comes from the coding sequence ATGAAGAAAAAAGTAACTATTTATGATATTGCTAAAAAGTTAGAATTAACAGCAGCAACGGTATCTAGGGCTCTTAATAATAATATTAAAATTAGTGAAAAAACGAGAAAATTAGTTCAGGATACTGCTACTGAAATGAACTATGAACAAAACACCTTAGCCAGAGCACTTAAAAGTGGCAAAAGTTATAATGTTGGTGTGATAGTACCTAGAATAGATAGTAACTTCTTCGCTTCAGTTATTAGAGGTATTGAAGAGGAATTGTACCCTAAAGGGTATCACGTTATAATTTGCCAAACCCATGATCAAGAAAAATTAGAAACAGGTAATATCAATTCGTTATTAAATGCACAGGTTGATGGGATTTTAATGTCTATCTCCAATTCTAAAACTAAAAACAAAATATTTAATAATATTGCCCAAAAGCAAGTTCCTTTAATATTCTTTGATAGAAAAAAAGACATTTCTGGCGTTAGCTCAGTAACCATTGATGATTTTAGTGGGTCTTATATAGCTACAAAACATTTAATAGAACAAGGTTGCAAAAGAATTGCCCATTTATCAAACGATCGTTCTCTAGAGATATTTAAAAATCGATATTTAGGTTACAAACAAGCCATTATAGATCACGGTCTGGAATTTGATGAAAGTTTGGTTATTGAAACTTTTAGTAAAGTTGATGAAGGTAGAAAAGTAACCAAGCAATTGTTGAATATGGCAATACCTCCAGATGCCATTTTCTCATCTAGTGATTTTACAGCTTTGGGAGCTATTGAGGAAATTAAAGAAAGTGGCCTCAGAATCCCAGAAGATATTAGCGTTATTGGATTTAGTAATGAACCTTTTACTCGTTTTATGGAACTATCTATAACCTCTGTAGATCAATCACCAATAGAAATGGGAAGGAGAGCTGCAAAGCTCTTTTTGGAAGAAGTAGATGCTGATGTTAAGACAAAGGAACAACAACAAATAGTATTACAACCCGAATTGATCATTCGTAAATCTTCATTGAAACAAAGTCATTAA
- a CDS encoding tagaturonate reductase: MSITKHKQLNRANIGLEKKLPIKVVQFGEGNFLRAFVEYAIQQLNNSAGFNAGVAVVQPIERGMVDMLNDQDGLYTLFLKGIQRGEEIQKKELITNIVKGINPYIDFDQYLNLAKEEELEFIISNTTEAGITYVESDTMEMQPPSSFPAKLTVLLNERFNFFNGASDKGLTIIPCELINNNSEQLKEIILKYANDWKLGKDFVNWINNDCSFHSTLVDRIVPGYPKDDIQAYNNQLDYEDNLIVAAEVFLLWVIEGGDALKKKLPFHKTDLDVKIVKDMQPYRTRKVRILNGAHTSMVPFSLLYGNETVKETVDNEFTGNFVNKAIFDEINDVLPMDRSELNSFAEAVLDRFRNPFIKHKLADIALNSISKFKVRVLPSLLEFQSKNGKLPTNLTFALACLIRFYKGTWQGKGLPIKDSEDVVLAFQNIWKANTSKEVAISSLQQTDFWDEDLTKIPDLTEAITLALNEIEANGIENGLANFSKTY; encoded by the coding sequence ATGTCAATAACTAAACATAAACAATTAAATAGAGCCAATATTGGGCTAGAAAAAAAACTTCCAATTAAAGTCGTTCAGTTTGGAGAAGGAAATTTCTTGAGAGCTTTCGTAGAATACGCTATACAGCAATTAAATAATTCAGCTGGATTTAATGCAGGTGTAGCAGTTGTTCAGCCGATTGAAAGAGGGATGGTGGATATGCTTAATGATCAGGATGGATTATACACCCTATTCTTAAAAGGGATTCAAAGGGGCGAGGAAATTCAGAAGAAAGAATTAATAACCAATATTGTAAAAGGGATCAACCCTTATATAGATTTTGACCAATATTTAAACTTAGCAAAAGAGGAAGAGCTAGAATTTATAATTTCAAATACAACTGAAGCTGGAATTACGTACGTAGAAAGTGACACGATGGAGATGCAACCACCAAGTTCTTTTCCAGCAAAGTTAACAGTCTTGTTGAACGAAAGATTTAATTTTTTTAATGGAGCTTCAGATAAAGGTTTGACCATTATTCCATGCGAATTAATCAATAACAATTCTGAACAATTAAAAGAGATTATTTTAAAATATGCCAACGACTGGAAATTGGGCAAAGACTTCGTAAACTGGATCAATAACGATTGCTCTTTCCACAGCACGCTGGTTGATAGAATCGTGCCTGGTTATCCAAAAGACGACATTCAAGCTTATAATAATCAACTGGATTATGAAGATAATTTAATTGTTGCTGCTGAAGTTTTTTTACTTTGGGTCATTGAAGGTGGCGATGCATTAAAGAAAAAATTACCATTTCATAAAACCGATCTAGATGTTAAGATTGTAAAAGATATGCAACCTTATCGTACAAGAAAAGTGAGGATTTTAAATGGAGCACACACCTCGATGGTGCCATTTTCTTTACTCTACGGAAATGAAACTGTAAAAGAAACGGTAGATAATGAGTTTACTGGAAATTTCGTGAACAAAGCAATATTTGACGAAATTAACGACGTGCTTCCGATGGATAGAAGTGAATTGAATAGTTTTGCTGAAGCAGTTTTAGATCGTTTTAGAAACCCATTCATCAAACATAAACTGGCAGACATTGCATTAAACTCAATTTCAAAATTTAAGGTGCGCGTCTTACCAAGTTTATTGGAGTTTCAATCTAAAAACGGAAAGTTACCAACTAACCTAACCTTTGCATTAGCCTGTTTAATTCGGTTTTACAAAGGGACTTGGCAAGGAAAGGGTTTGCCAATAAAAGATAGTGAGGATGTTGTTTTAGCATTTCAGAATATATGGAAAGCAAACACATCAAAAGAAGTAGCAATTTCCAGCTTACAGCAAACGGATTTTTGGGATGAAGATCTCACAAAAATTCCAGACTTAACAGAAGCGATTACATTAGCTTTAAATGAAATTGAAGCCAACGGAATAGAAAATGGCTTAGCTAATTTTAGCAAGACCTATTAA
- a CDS encoding UxaA family hydrolase, with translation MQKRLIKVHPSDNVAVALVNLKSGDVISFENQDIHVVSDVKAKHKIALETFQKGASIMMYGVLVGKANSVIEKGDVLTIENVKHQSAKVSHKTDTIGWTKPNVERWKDKTFMGYHREDGQVGTANTWLFFPLVFCENKNIEKLRDIFERELLTKKVNSHQMLLRSLINDNDNTEEEQLETTKVFENIDVKFITHPGGCGGIRQDSESLARLLAGYVKNPNVAGATVLSLGCQNLQIDIFNKALEAISPDNKKPVLMYEQQQMGTVDEMLSAIIKSSYVAIKEANKIERTPAPLSKLKVGLECGGSDGFSGISANPTLGYTSDMLVALGGTAILAEFPELCGVEQELVNRCETESAANRFLDLMQAFEKSVVDAGSGFDMNPSPGNIKDGLITDAMKSAGAAKKGGTSPVVDVLDYGEYVTKPGLNLLCTPGNDVESTTAMVGSGANIVLFTTGLGTPTGNPITPVIKVSSNSELAQKMSDIIDVDTGPVIKGEKSIEEMAETMLSYIVEVASGRTESKASLLNQNDFIPWKRGVSL, from the coding sequence ATGCAGAAGAGATTAATAAAAGTTCACCCGTCAGACAACGTAGCAGTTGCTCTTGTCAATTTAAAATCGGGTGATGTTATTTCATTTGAAAATCAAGATATACATGTCGTTTCAGATGTCAAGGCAAAACACAAAATTGCACTAGAGACTTTTCAAAAAGGAGCCTCAATAATGATGTATGGTGTGTTGGTTGGTAAGGCGAATTCAGTTATTGAAAAGGGAGATGTTTTAACTATTGAAAATGTAAAACACCAAAGTGCAAAAGTAAGTCACAAAACAGATACTATTGGTTGGACAAAACCTAATGTAGAAAGATGGAAGGATAAAACGTTTATGGGTTATCATAGAGAAGATGGACAAGTAGGTACTGCAAATACGTGGTTGTTTTTTCCTTTGGTGTTTTGTGAAAATAAAAACATAGAAAAACTAAGAGATATTTTTGAGAGAGAGTTACTAACAAAAAAGGTAAACTCACATCAAATGCTATTGCGATCTTTGATAAATGATAATGACAATACTGAAGAAGAACAACTAGAAACTACCAAGGTTTTTGAAAATATTGATGTAAAATTCATCACACATCCAGGAGGCTGTGGCGGTATTCGTCAAGATTCTGAAAGTTTAGCAAGATTATTGGCAGGTTACGTAAAAAATCCAAACGTGGCTGGCGCAACAGTTTTGAGTTTAGGCTGTCAAAATTTGCAAATAGATATCTTTAACAAGGCATTAGAGGCTATAAGTCCAGATAATAAAAAACCTGTGTTGATGTATGAGCAGCAACAAATGGGAACAGTGGATGAAATGCTATCAGCTATTATCAAAAGTTCGTATGTAGCCATTAAAGAAGCTAATAAAATAGAGAGAACACCAGCACCTTTATCTAAATTAAAAGTAGGTTTAGAATGTGGAGGATCTGATGGTTTTTCTGGTATTTCTGCAAATCCAACATTAGGTTATACCTCAGATATGTTAGTGGCTTTAGGCGGAACAGCAATTTTAGCTGAATTTCCAGAATTGTGTGGCGTTGAGCAGGAATTGGTAAATCGTTGCGAAACAGAAAGTGCTGCAAATAGATTTTTAGATTTGATGCAAGCTTTTGAGAAATCTGTTGTAGATGCAGGTTCTGGTTTTGATATGAATCCATCTCCAGGGAACATTAAAGATGGATTAATAACAGATGCCATGAAATCTGCAGGAGCAGCTAAAAAAGGCGGGACATCTCCAGTGGTAGATGTTTTAGATTATGGTGAGTATGTCACTAAGCCTGGTTTAAATCTTTTATGCACTCCAGGAAATGATGTAGAAAGTACAACAGCTATGGTAGGTTCTGGAGCAAATATTGTGCTATTTACAACAGGTTTGGGAACTCCAACGGGAAATCCTATTACTCCTGTAATTAAAGTGTCTTCAAATTCTGAATTAGCTCAAAAAATGAGTGATATTATTGATGTAGATACAGGACCAGTTATAAAAGGGGAGAAGTCAATTGAAGAAATGGCTGAAACAATGTTGAGTTATATTGTTGAAGTTGCAAGCGGACGAACTGAATCTAAAGCAAGCCTGTTGAATCAAAATGATTTTATTCCGTGGAAAAGAGGAGTGTCACTTTAA
- a CDS encoding right-handed parallel beta-helix repeat-containing protein codes for MIKFFKLVCVITFLLGCLLPLNCSSDDANDENPSENPSEILVTAISIFGANISNGGSNQLSVGVVPNNATNAAVTWSVSDTSIATISETGLLTAVSNGTVTVIASATDGSGVSGEKEFAIAGVADNVEGVVVQTSAEILTAIANASQGDTIYVIGGEYMFTSTIQITGSGTNGNLISILPYPTNTIRPKFNFSSMSENSSNRGIELSGSYWYIKGIDVFAAGDNGMHITGDHNLIEFCTFSENADTGLQIDNGAVNNTILNCDSFFNADSTLENADGFACKLNAGSGNKFFGCRAWQNLDDGWDGYLRETDNVTTYYENCWAFKNGYLMNGTVGAGDGNGFKTGGSDDKTLKHNASYKNCISAGNLFDGFDHNSNRGDIEIYNCSAFSNGRNISFSSTNIINSLIIKNTLSFDGNTNDSFSATTADITNNGWQNGLVTSAADFVSIDIDLLASPRNEDGSLPSIDFLKLISSSDLIDAGVNVGLPFNGSAPDIGAFEFE; via the coding sequence ATGATAAAATTTTTTAAACTAGTCTGTGTAATAACATTTTTATTAGGTTGCCTGCTTCCTTTGAATTGCAGTAGCGATGATGCCAATGATGAGAATCCATCTGAGAATCCTTCGGAAATTTTAGTAACAGCTATCTCGATATTTGGAGCCAATATCAGTAATGGAGGTTCTAATCAGTTATCTGTTGGAGTCGTTCCCAACAATGCAACTAATGCTGCGGTAACTTGGAGTGTTTCTGATACTTCAATTGCTACAATTTCTGAAACTGGATTATTAACTGCAGTATCCAATGGAACTGTGACAGTGATTGCCTCAGCAACCGATGGTTCTGGCGTTTCCGGAGAAAAAGAATTTGCAATTGCTGGCGTTGCGGATAATGTTGAAGGGGTTGTCGTTCAAACTTCCGCAGAAATCTTAACAGCAATTGCAAATGCGTCTCAAGGAGATACTATTTATGTTATTGGCGGAGAATATATGTTCACCTCAACCATACAAATTACAGGTAGTGGAACTAACGGGAATTTGATATCAATTTTACCGTATCCTACCAATACGATAAGACCTAAATTTAATTTTTCGTCTATGTCTGAAAATTCATCCAATAGAGGCATTGAGTTGTCTGGAAGTTATTGGTATATAAAAGGCATTGATGTTTTTGCAGCTGGAGATAATGGGATGCATATTACGGGAGATCATAATTTAATTGAATTTTGCACTTTCAGTGAAAATGCAGACACTGGATTGCAAATAGATAATGGAGCTGTAAATAACACTATTTTGAATTGTGACTCTTTTTTTAATGCAGATTCTACATTAGAAAATGCAGATGGATTTGCGTGCAAACTCAATGCAGGATCTGGAAATAAATTTTTTGGTTGTAGAGCTTGGCAAAACCTCGATGATGGTTGGGATGGCTATTTAAGAGAAACAGATAATGTTACAACTTATTATGAAAATTGCTGGGCGTTTAAAAACGGATATTTGATGAATGGAACTGTTGGTGCTGGAGACGGTAATGGTTTTAAAACTGGAGGAAGTGACGATAAAACGTTAAAGCATAATGCGAGTTATAAAAATTGCATATCTGCAGGAAATCTTTTTGATGGATTTGATCATAATAGTAATAGAGGTGATATTGAAATTTATAACTGTTCAGCATTTAGCAATGGTAGAAATATAAGTTTTAGCTCTACAAATATTATAAATTCCTTAATTATTAAAAACACGTTGTCTTTTGACGGAAATACTAATGATAGCTTTTCGGCAACTACAGCTGATATTACAAATAACGGTTGGCAAAATGGATTAGTGACTTCTGCAGCAGATTTTGTGTCTATTGATATAGATCTGCTAGCATCACCAAGAAATGAAGATGGGAGTTTGCCAAGTATTGACTTTTTAAAGTTAATTTCTAGTAGCGATTTAATAGATGCAGGAGTAAATGTAGGATTACCTTTTAACGGATCTGCACCAGATATAGGAGCATTTGAATTTGAATAA